One region of Endozoicomonas sp. Mp262 genomic DNA includes:
- a CDS encoding IS630 family transposase — protein sequence MGLVYKRFRKACSHKRDEEQFRCCQSALKEAQYAEDKGLVNLFYFDESGFSQEPCVPYGWQEKGSQLKIPSVKSKRINVLGFMNRANDLFYYPVTGCVNSETVISVFDDFAARMEEPKYSSNERYTIVMVDNASIHTSKLFRERVIDWAIEKKLLVCFLPTYSPELNLIEILWRKVKYEWLNLLSIMDFKEFEQEVKRIFDLFGQKYLISFE from the coding sequence CTGGGACTTGTTTATAAGCGGTTTCGTAAAGCTTGCAGCCATAAGCGCGATGAGGAGCAATTCAGATGTTGCCAGTCTGCCTTGAAAGAGGCCCAATATGCTGAGGATAAAGGGCTTGTCAATCTGTTTTACTTTGATGAATCTGGTTTTAGTCAAGAGCCTTGTGTCCCCTATGGCTGGCAAGAAAAAGGCTCACAGCTAAAAATACCCTCTGTAAAAAGTAAGCGTATCAATGTGCTGGGATTTATGAATCGTGCCAATGACCTTTTCTACTACCCAGTAACAGGTTGTGTTAACAGCGAAACAGTTATCAGTGTCTTTGATGATTTTGCCGCCAGGATGGAAGAACCCAAGTACAGCTCTAATGAGCGCTATACCATCGTCATGGTGGATAATGCCAGCATTCATACCAGCAAACTTTTCAGAGAAAGAGTAATAGACTGGGCAATTGAGAAAAAGCTCTTAGTCTGTTTTTTACCAACCTATTCACCTGAGCTAAACCTGATAGAAATATTGTGGAGAAAAGTGAAGTATGAATGGCTGAACCTGCTGTCAATAATGGATTTCAAGGAATTCGAACAAGAGGTCAAACGTATATTTGATCTATTTGGTCAAAAATATCTGATTTCGTTTGAGTGA
- a CDS encoding transposase, with product MAYPFQKSRKHLCANSLITTISESYEQIPDVRPNKDSRKITIHDASMSAFAMMHLKYPSLLSFERDKTEQEVRHNLEHLYQIKKRAPCDTSMREILDPIDPVEFKKPFKTLLSNVQRGGLLKAFEFHCGNLKNHYLLPIDGTGLFYSCNNKKPCQECCTKNKGKANEAHYHQLMAACIAHPDQKTVLPLAPEAIVCQDGSTKNDCEKNAIKRLFATIREHHPRLKFVILLDSLYADNPTVQLIKSYGWHYIIVAKDGNHASLVEAMDELDKEGKVHRAEKVNEETGIKWWFRYANDVRLNKAKYAEQVNVLDFVETDKKGKQHIWCWVTDIPLNEETIEPVMKGGRCRWHIENQTFNTLKNQGYDLEHNYGHGEKHLATNLAYLTMLAFLVDQIQELCCPQFQEALRTRSKGVRIALWKWIQGYFLHWLIKTWEGLFYTVTHGIEEKRVIPFDTS from the coding sequence ATGGCTTATCCATTCCAAAAAAGTCGTAAGCATCTTTGTGCAAACAGTTTAATTACTACGATTTCTGAAAGTTATGAGCAAATTCCAGATGTCCGACCAAACAAGGATTCCAGAAAAATAACAATACATGATGCCTCCATGTCCGCTTTTGCCATGATGCATCTCAAGTACCCATCGCTCCTCTCGTTTGAGCGTGATAAAACAGAGCAAGAAGTAAGGCATAACCTTGAGCACCTGTATCAGATAAAAAAACGTGCTCCCTGTGATACCAGTATGCGGGAAATCCTGGATCCAATAGATCCCGTAGAGTTCAAAAAGCCTTTTAAGACATTGCTGTCTAACGTCCAAAGGGGCGGATTACTGAAGGCATTCGAATTTCACTGCGGGAACTTGAAAAATCACTACTTGCTCCCGATCGATGGAACTGGGCTATTTTACTCCTGCAATAATAAAAAACCTTGTCAGGAGTGCTGTACTAAAAATAAGGGAAAGGCCAACGAAGCTCACTACCACCAGTTAATGGCAGCATGCATTGCTCACCCGGATCAAAAAACAGTCTTGCCATTGGCACCGGAAGCCATAGTTTGCCAGGACGGTTCGACCAAAAATGACTGTGAAAAAAATGCCATTAAACGGTTGTTTGCCACCATACGAGAGCATCACCCACGTCTAAAGTTCGTTATTCTTCTGGACAGTCTTTATGCTGACAACCCCACTGTCCAACTGATTAAGAGTTATGGCTGGCATTACATCATTGTCGCGAAAGATGGCAACCATGCCTCGCTGGTTGAAGCGATGGATGAGCTGGATAAAGAAGGAAAAGTTCACCGTGCTGAAAAAGTTAATGAAGAGACTGGAATTAAGTGGTGGTTTCGCTATGCCAATGACGTCAGGCTGAACAAGGCAAAATATGCAGAACAGGTTAATGTGCTTGATTTTGTCGAAACCGATAAAAAAGGTAAACAGCATATCTGGTGCTGGGTGACTGATATTCCGCTTAACGAAGAAACCATAGAACCCGTCATGAAAGGAGGGCGCTGCCGATGGCATATTGAGAACCAGACGTTTAACACCCTGAAAAATCAAGGCTACGATCTCGAACATAACTACGGTCACGGTGAGAAGCACTTAGCCACAAATCTGGCCTATCTGACGATGCTTGCTTTTCTCGTAGATCAAATACAGGAACTGTGCTGTCCCCAGTTTCAGGAAGCTTTAAGAACCCGCTCAAAAGGAGTCCGTATAGCATTATGGAAATGGATACAGGGCTATTTTTTGCATTGGCTGATAAAAACGTGGGAGGGGCTTTTTTACACAGTAACTCATGGTATTGAAGAGAAAAGGGTGATTCCATTCGATACATCATAA
- a CDS encoding anhydro-N-acetylmuramic acid kinase codes for MSEKYIGLMSGTSLDGMDAVLVTLHKNKVQLLASHTIPLPDRLRSDITALCHSGNNEIERLATTDLEIARLSAQTVNELLDLADEKPSAITAIGSHGQTIRHLPDKGYTLQIGDPSLIAELTGITVVADFRRRDMAAGGQGAPLVPAFHKMLFSSHQENRVIVNIGGISNISILSCDASRPVTGFDTGPGNLLMDYWCQKHKGTAFDRSGRWAASAQPNSTLLGSMMSELFFHQPPPKSTGRELFNPDWLSQQLTSFPNLRPEVIQATLCQLTAKGIALAINKYAPNTKSLFACGGGAKNKTLMNYLQTEMPDKNVSTTLELGIEPGWVEAVAFAWLAHQTMHQAPGNLPEVTGAQGLRTLGGIYPA; via the coding sequence ATGTCAGAAAAATACATTGGGCTTATGTCAGGAACCAGCCTTGATGGCATGGATGCGGTTCTGGTCACCCTCCATAAAAATAAAGTTCAGTTACTTGCCAGTCACACTATACCTTTGCCTGACAGACTTCGTAGCGATATTACAGCCCTTTGTCACAGCGGCAATAATGAAATAGAAAGGCTGGCTACCACCGACCTTGAGATAGCTCGCCTATCAGCTCAAACCGTCAATGAACTACTGGACCTGGCCGATGAAAAACCTTCCGCAATCACAGCCATCGGTAGCCATGGCCAGACTATCCGGCACTTGCCAGACAAAGGCTACACCCTGCAGATAGGAGATCCAAGCCTAATCGCGGAACTCACTGGAATCACTGTTGTAGCAGACTTCCGCCGCCGGGATATGGCGGCAGGAGGACAGGGTGCCCCGCTGGTTCCGGCATTTCACAAAATGCTCTTTTCCAGCCATCAGGAAAACCGGGTTATTGTTAACATTGGCGGCATTAGCAATATTTCTATTCTCTCCTGTGATGCTTCCCGACCCGTTACAGGTTTTGATACGGGTCCAGGCAATCTGTTAATGGATTACTGGTGTCAGAAACACAAAGGCACGGCATTTGACCGAAGTGGTCGTTGGGCAGCTTCAGCCCAGCCCAATTCAACCCTGCTGGGTTCCATGATGTCTGAACTTTTCTTTCATCAGCCACCACCCAAAAGTACCGGCCGGGAATTATTTAACCCTGACTGGCTCAGCCAGCAACTCACATCATTTCCCAATCTACGTCCTGAGGTCATTCAGGCCACGCTTTGCCAACTGACTGCCAAGGGCATAGCGCTCGCAATCAATAAGTATGCACCCAATACAAAATCCCTGTTTGCCTGCGGCGGCGGGGCAAAAAACAAAACGCTGATGAATTATCTCCAGACTGAAATGCCTGACAAAAATGTGTCCACAACGTTAGAGCTGGGAATAGAACCTGGCTGGGTTGAGGCAGTAGCCTTTGCCTGGCTGGCCCATCAGACAATGCATCAGGCTCCGGGTAACTTGCCTGAGGTGACAGGTGCCCAAGGACTCAGAACACTAGGAGGAATATACCCGGCATGA
- a CDS encoding peptidoglycan DD-metalloendopeptidase family protein has product MKKATTKGAIRRSRATRLAQFPKKHLILVSGLAAITLGIMTLLPSEQVEAKRSELPLIIDAHKIPDTQQAIEDVLIAKDNHHTSKTPLDAVVADLDSELGTWKTVTIKSGDTLSALFNKQGLDAGVVYGIANTPEFGKTLSRIRPGETLDFRISKAGELTQFRYIQSKLKSIFFNKTNNGYQGELIQLKPQTRVTFSNGKIESSLFLASQKAGLSTNLTMELAGIFGWDIDFVQDIRTGDHFNLIYEEKFLDDQKLEDGNILAASFTNQGTTYTAIRYTDSKGETGYYSPDGKSMKKAFLRTPVEFTRISSRFNPNRLHPVFKTKRPHRGVDYAAPTNTPIKASGDGRIQFAGWQRGYGNVVYIQHPNNIVTVYAHQNKLRRGLKKGQRVRQGQVIGYVGKTGWATGPHLHYEFRLNGVHRNPMTVKLPDASPIPKREMARFQSHSQRLLAQLEKSQDTLLASN; this is encoded by the coding sequence ATGAAGAAGGCCACAACCAAAGGTGCCATTCGAAGGAGTCGAGCAACGCGCCTAGCACAGTTTCCCAAAAAACATCTGATCCTGGTCAGTGGGCTTGCTGCTATTACACTGGGAATTATGACCCTGCTGCCCTCAGAGCAAGTCGAGGCAAAGCGTTCAGAACTCCCCCTGATTATTGATGCCCATAAAATACCCGATACACAGCAAGCCATTGAAGACGTCCTGATCGCCAAGGATAACCATCATACTTCCAAAACTCCACTGGATGCCGTGGTAGCAGATCTCGATTCTGAACTGGGCACATGGAAGACGGTGACCATAAAATCCGGAGATACCCTTTCTGCCCTGTTTAATAAGCAAGGCCTGGATGCTGGAGTGGTTTACGGTATCGCTAACACGCCTGAATTCGGTAAAACCCTGTCCCGTATCCGCCCCGGGGAAACCCTGGACTTCCGGATCAGTAAGGCAGGAGAACTTACCCAGTTTCGCTACATTCAGTCAAAATTAAAAAGTATTTTTTTCAACAAAACAAATAACGGCTACCAAGGGGAACTGATCCAGCTTAAACCACAAACCCGTGTAACCTTCAGCAATGGAAAAATCGAAAGCTCCCTGTTTCTGGCCAGCCAAAAAGCCGGATTATCCACAAACCTGACCATGGAGCTGGCAGGTATTTTCGGTTGGGATATTGATTTTGTTCAGGATATTCGAACCGGTGACCACTTCAACCTGATCTATGAAGAAAAATTCCTGGATGACCAGAAGCTTGAGGATGGCAATATCCTTGCCGCCAGTTTCACTAACCAAGGTACAACCTATACAGCGATTCGCTATACCGACAGTAAAGGTGAAACCGGCTATTACTCCCCTGACGGGAAGAGTATGAAAAAGGCATTTCTGCGGACACCCGTAGAATTTACCCGGATCAGTTCCCGTTTTAACCCTAACCGCCTGCACCCGGTATTCAAAACCAAGCGTCCCCATCGTGGCGTAGACTACGCCGCACCCACCAACACACCGATAAAAGCATCCGGAGACGGTCGTATTCAATTTGCCGGATGGCAGCGGGGTTATGGTAATGTGGTTTATATCCAGCACCCTAACAATATTGTCACCGTGTATGCTCACCAAAACAAACTCCGCAGGGGATTAAAAAAAGGCCAGCGAGTCAGACAGGGGCAAGTCATTGGCTATGTAGGCAAAACCGGATGGGCTACGGGTCCCCACTTGCATTACGAGTTCCGGCTAAATGGCGTGCACCGTAATCCAATGACGGTCAAACTGCCCGATGCCTCACCTATCCCCAAAAGAGAAATGGCAAGATTCCAAAGCCATAGCCAACGTTTACTGGCACAACTGGAGAAATCACAAGATACCCTTCTGGCCAGTAACTAG
- the tyrS gene encoding tyrosine--tRNA ligase, translating to MSESQNPLLQDLQARQLIAQTTAVEELEVHLSEQPRTLYCGFDPTADSLHLGHLVPLLVLKRFQMAGHKPIALVGGATGLIGDPSFKAAERQLNKPDIVAGWADKIKGQVSQFIDFDCGENSAVVANNLDWTGNLNVLEFLRDVGKHFSVNAMINKESVQQRLNREGSGISFTEFSYALLQGMDFAELNRRHGCTLQVGGSDQWGNIVGGIDLARRQNRAQTFGLTVPLVTKADGTKFGKTEGGAVWLDPKRTTPYSFYQFWINTADADVYKFLRYFTFLSMEEIRGIEEVDANIQGRKTAQGILAREVTRLVHGEEGLQSAERITEALFSGELSSLSEQDLEQLKLDGLPSATVNHSELEGQPMTQLFAEVGMVKSGKQVKDALGRKAILFNGEARGMEDNMNLPECFSVERALYGRFFLVKLGKKTHHLFEIV from the coding sequence ATGTCTGAAAGTCAAAACCCGCTACTGCAAGATCTCCAGGCTCGCCAGCTCATAGCCCAGACCACTGCCGTTGAGGAATTGGAAGTTCATTTGAGCGAACAGCCCAGAACACTGTATTGTGGTTTCGATCCGACTGCAGACAGTTTACACCTTGGTCATCTGGTGCCTTTGTTGGTATTAAAGCGTTTCCAGATGGCAGGTCATAAGCCTATTGCCCTTGTGGGAGGCGCTACAGGGCTGATTGGTGATCCAAGCTTTAAGGCGGCTGAACGTCAGCTTAATAAACCGGATATCGTCGCAGGCTGGGCCGACAAGATAAAGGGGCAAGTGAGTCAGTTTATTGATTTTGATTGTGGTGAGAACTCTGCGGTAGTTGCCAATAATCTGGATTGGACAGGAAACCTGAATGTTCTTGAATTCCTGAGGGATGTGGGCAAGCATTTTTCTGTCAATGCCATGATTAATAAAGAGTCTGTCCAGCAGCGACTGAACCGGGAAGGCAGTGGTATCTCCTTTACCGAGTTTTCCTATGCATTGTTACAGGGAATGGATTTTGCCGAGCTTAACCGTCGCCATGGTTGCACCCTGCAGGTGGGTGGCAGTGACCAGTGGGGCAATATTGTAGGTGGCATTGATCTGGCCCGTCGTCAGAACCGGGCTCAGACCTTTGGCCTGACCGTGCCCCTGGTAACCAAGGCGGACGGTACCAAATTTGGTAAGACGGAAGGCGGCGCTGTCTGGCTGGATCCTAAAAGAACCACCCCATACTCTTTCTACCAGTTCTGGATTAATACCGCTGATGCGGATGTCTACAAATTCCTGCGTTACTTCACTTTCCTCAGTATGGAAGAAATCCGTGGTATTGAGGAGGTGGATGCCAATATTCAGGGGCGGAAGACTGCACAGGGTATCCTAGCCCGGGAAGTGACCCGTCTGGTGCACGGTGAAGAAGGGCTACAGTCTGCGGAGCGGATTACCGAAGCACTGTTTTCCGGAGAGCTAAGCAGTCTGTCCGAACAGGATCTGGAGCAACTGAAACTGGATGGACTGCCTTCTGCAACAGTCAACCATTCTGAGCTGGAAGGTCAGCCCATGACCCAACTGTTTGCTGAAGTGGGTATGGTAAAATCCGGTAAGCAGGTTAAGGATGCCCTGGGACGTAAAGCCATACTGTTTAATGGTGAAGCCCGGGGAATGGAAGACAATATGAACTTGCCGGAGTGCTTTTCTGTTGAACGGGCACTTTATGGGCGGTTTTTCCTGGTGAAGCTGGGTAAGAAGACACATCATTTGTTTGAGATAGTTTGA
- the amrB gene encoding AmmeMemoRadiSam system protein B: protein MNIRQPAVAGTFYPESPDHLQSMICEMMDDAEERRLSPKALIVPHAGYIYSGPIAASAYRLLKPIRNTIKRVVLLGPSHRVAFEGISVPTCDAFASPLGTIPLDTTAINKLLSLSQVHLLDEAHASEHSLEVQLPFLRNCLNHFKLIPMVVGDASPYVVAEVIESLWGQDETLIIISTDLSHYLNYEEACHRDKQTVKAIEQLSDSLTGGQACGCYPLNGMLKLARQRGMEVITLDVRNSGDTAGDKTRVVGYGAFVIQ from the coding sequence ATGAATATTCGCCAGCCAGCCGTCGCAGGCACGTTTTATCCCGAATCCCCTGATCACCTTCAGTCCATGATCTGTGAAATGATGGATGACGCTGAAGAAAGAAGACTATCGCCCAAAGCATTGATTGTCCCTCATGCCGGTTATATTTATTCCGGCCCTATTGCCGCCAGTGCTTATCGCCTGTTAAAACCCATCCGTAATACCATTAAGCGGGTTGTGCTACTGGGTCCCTCTCACAGGGTGGCGTTTGAAGGTATCTCCGTGCCAACCTGTGATGCATTTGCAAGTCCTCTGGGAACTATTCCACTGGATACAACGGCAATCAATAAACTCCTTTCCTTAAGCCAGGTTCATTTACTGGATGAGGCCCATGCCTCTGAACATAGCCTGGAGGTACAGCTTCCTTTCCTTAGAAACTGCCTGAATCACTTTAAGCTTATTCCTATGGTGGTTGGTGATGCCTCTCCTTATGTGGTTGCAGAAGTGATAGAGTCATTATGGGGACAGGATGAAACCCTGATCATCATCAGTACTGACCTGAGCCACTATCTCAATTATGAAGAAGCCTGTCACAGGGACAAGCAAACGGTTAAAGCGATTGAGCAGCTAAGTGACTCTTTAACAGGAGGACAGGCCTGTGGTTGCTACCCTCTTAACGGCATGCTCAAACTGGCCAGACAGCGGGGAATGGAAGTCATAACCTTAGATGTCAGAAACTCGGGAGATACCGCCGGTGATAAAACCAGGGTCGTAGGTTACGGTGCCTTTGTGATTCAATAA
- the amrS gene encoding AmmeMemoRadiSam system radical SAM enzyme yields the protein MLLAKGAAPVYVPTRYWHTLEDGRIQCDLCPRACKLREGQQGLCFVRACHDKQIVLTSYGRSSGFCIDPIEKKPLNHFYPGTPVLSFGTAGCNLACKFCQNWDMSKSREMDTLADQAMPEQLALAAKKMGCYSMAFTYNDPVIFHEYAIDVASAGHELGVKSVAVSAGYVCDKPRQEFYRHMDAANIDLKAFTESFYKKICGGSLQPVLETLKYLKHETSVWFEITTLLIPGENDSDEELDRMTAWVVEELGPDVPMHFTAFHPDWKMLDHPLTSPDTLSNARRIALGNGVRYAYTGNVHDSEGDSTWCHQCKQLLIERDWYQLGNWQVKGAACRYCGEKLAGVFEDRPGQWGSKRIPVRMKY from the coding sequence ATGTTATTGGCAAAAGGTGCTGCCCCTGTCTATGTACCCACTCGCTATTGGCATACGCTTGAAGATGGACGAATACAGTGTGATCTGTGCCCAAGGGCCTGCAAGTTGAGAGAGGGACAGCAAGGTTTGTGCTTTGTGCGTGCCTGTCATGACAAGCAGATTGTATTAACCAGCTATGGTCGGTCCAGTGGCTTTTGTATTGACCCTATTGAGAAGAAGCCGCTTAATCATTTTTATCCAGGCACCCCTGTTTTATCATTTGGCACTGCCGGCTGTAATCTTGCCTGTAAGTTTTGCCAGAACTGGGATATGAGCAAGTCCAGGGAGATGGATACACTGGCTGACCAGGCCATGCCAGAACAGCTGGCTCTGGCAGCAAAAAAAATGGGCTGCTATAGCATGGCATTCACTTATAACGATCCGGTGATATTTCATGAGTATGCCATTGATGTTGCATCGGCTGGCCACGAACTGGGTGTGAAGTCTGTAGCTGTCAGTGCCGGCTATGTCTGTGATAAACCTCGGCAGGAGTTTTATCGACATATGGATGCAGCCAATATTGATTTAAAGGCTTTTACTGAGTCATTTTATAAAAAAATCTGTGGTGGAAGCCTTCAGCCTGTTCTGGAAACACTGAAATACCTCAAGCATGAAACTTCAGTTTGGTTTGAAATAACCACGTTGCTAATTCCGGGAGAAAATGATTCAGATGAGGAGCTGGATCGAATGACAGCCTGGGTTGTAGAGGAGCTTGGCCCTGATGTTCCTATGCATTTCACTGCTTTCCATCCCGACTGGAAAATGTTGGATCACCCCCTTACTTCTCCTGATACGTTGTCAAACGCCCGGCGTATTGCTCTGGGAAACGGGGTGCGTTATGCCTATACCGGTAATGTACATGATAGCGAAGGCGATAGCACCTGGTGTCACCAATGCAAGCAATTACTGATAGAAAGGGACTGGTATCAGTTAGGGAATTGGCAGGTAAAGGGGGCCGCGTGTCGATACTGTGGTGAAAAACTCGCAGGTGTATTCGAAGACAGGCCGGGTCAATGGGGAAGTAAAAGAATTCCTGTAAGGATGAAATATTAA
- a CDS encoding autotransporter outer membrane beta-barrel domain-containing protein — translation MKISSSCIRGLSVFLAGGGLVFSSCIFGTVDGETITKKITVDNAFEISTNLETIYKIKGLPGHYFSPVTGLDENREPWVNLTELTPSELSESLSKAPQKVAPHPAIADRMAINAAMHAYASFTDETRSILSGKRSLSAVGNRQANLLQLTPPALLMASADNGAPQEDERENYFSETLDTFTAMPWFTVLQVNGYFASQDQGDKAAGYKASGYGVQGGLSTAVGEQWLLGIYMAWQNLNAEVRKAEGEVDMGAVRLGPTVTWYYDAWHVEGLVTYCWNTVNNKYGGLSKEYKSNQWDGYGRAGYDFDLSGLVPGLILTPELQVLYSHQNRKDAHLPWLASTTNNATSKGWTTRLGSQVTYDRLEFQQPVELRVSAGWEHNGFKTGELDSKGLGKLKCEYRDNNSMYFGAGVDTLLNEQFNLCVSYTGNWSSKSYAHFIQAALEFRF, via the coding sequence GTGAAAATTAGTTCTTCTTGTATTCGTGGTTTATCAGTTTTTTTAGCTGGGGGAGGGCTTGTATTTAGTTCTTGCATATTTGGTACAGTTGATGGTGAAACCATAACAAAAAAAATAACGGTGGATAATGCATTTGAAATATCAACAAACCTTGAGACTATTTATAAAATAAAAGGACTGCCTGGTCATTATTTTTCTCCGGTTACGGGACTTGATGAAAATAGAGAGCCTTGGGTTAACTTAACCGAACTTACCCCGTCTGAACTTTCAGAAAGCTTATCAAAAGCACCACAAAAAGTGGCTCCTCATCCCGCCATCGCCGACCGCATGGCTATCAATGCAGCCATGCATGCTTATGCGTCATTCACTGATGAGACACGGAGCATATTAAGTGGCAAACGGTCCTTATCTGCTGTAGGAAACCGCCAGGCAAATCTCTTGCAGTTAACACCTCCGGCCTTACTTATGGCTTCAGCGGATAATGGTGCTCCTCAGGAAGATGAACGTGAGAATTACTTCTCCGAGACATTGGACACATTTACGGCGATGCCTTGGTTTACAGTGCTTCAAGTGAATGGGTATTTTGCCAGCCAGGATCAGGGTGATAAGGCAGCGGGTTATAAAGCCAGTGGTTATGGCGTACAGGGTGGATTATCAACGGCCGTAGGTGAACAGTGGTTACTTGGCATTTATATGGCCTGGCAAAACCTGAATGCAGAAGTAAGGAAAGCGGAAGGCGAAGTTGATATGGGGGCGGTTCGTCTGGGTCCAACAGTAACCTGGTATTATGATGCCTGGCATGTGGAGGGGCTGGTAACTTACTGCTGGAATACTGTAAATAATAAATACGGAGGATTAAGCAAAGAGTATAAGAGTAATCAATGGGATGGCTATGGAAGAGCGGGTTATGACTTTGACCTGTCCGGTTTAGTGCCGGGGTTAATACTGACCCCCGAGCTACAGGTACTTTATTCACATCAAAACCGCAAGGATGCCCATCTTCCCTGGCTGGCCAGTACAACGAACAATGCCACATCAAAAGGCTGGACAACCCGCCTGGGGAGCCAGGTCACTTACGACAGACTTGAATTTCAGCAACCTGTTGAACTCAGGGTATCAGCTGGCTGGGAGCATAATGGATTTAAAACGGGAGAATTGGACAGTAAAGGGCTTGGTAAATTGAAGTGTGAATACCGGGATAACAACAGTATGTACTTTGGGGCGGGTGTGGATACATTGCTGAATGAGCAGTTTAACCTTTGTGTGTCCTATACCGGTAATTGGTCCAGTAAATCCTATGCGCACTTTATTCAGGCAGCGCTGGAGTTCAGATTTTAG
- the amrA gene encoding AmmeMemoRadiSam system protein A → MDLNITPADKRELLRLARQTIARGCTHGEPPAVDIDNQPEALKQTLACFVTLQKQGELRGCVGSLNAYRTLIEDVVHNAFASAFRDHRFQPVAEDELADIKIEISILSPMELIPVNTEQELLKAMIPGKDGIYLQSTQYSATFLPQVWEQLSEPREFLAHLKRKAGLDANQWPENMSCYRYQCLKLKE, encoded by the coding sequence TTGGATCTCAATATAACACCCGCCGACAAGAGAGAACTACTGCGACTGGCTCGCCAGACTATTGCCAGAGGCTGTACCCATGGCGAACCCCCAGCTGTGGATATAGACAACCAGCCAGAAGCTCTTAAACAAACGCTGGCCTGTTTTGTCACCCTGCAAAAACAGGGAGAACTTAGAGGGTGTGTTGGTTCACTTAACGCTTATCGTACGCTGATAGAGGATGTCGTTCATAATGCATTTGCCAGTGCGTTCAGGGATCACCGGTTTCAACCTGTTGCAGAAGACGAGCTAGCTGATATCAAAATTGAAATTTCTATTCTCAGCCCTATGGAGCTGATACCCGTCAATACCGAGCAGGAACTGTTAAAGGCAATGATACCAGGCAAGGATGGTATCTATTTGCAGAGCACTCAATATTCAGCGACTTTCCTGCCACAAGTGTGGGAACAGCTATCAGAGCCAAGGGAATTTCTAGCGCATTTAAAAAGAAAGGCCGGGCTTGACGCCAATCAATGGCCAGAAAATATGAGCTGCTATAGATACCAATGTCTCAAGCTAAAGGAGTAG
- the erpA gene encoding iron-sulfur cluster insertion protein ErpA, with protein sequence MSVVETVNPSPIIFTDNAAARVKELVEEEENTKLRLRVYVTGGGCSGFQYGFTFDEKLAEDDTVIANGGVELVVDSLSYQYLVGAEVDYEEGLQGSRFLVKNPNAKSTCGCGSSFSI encoded by the coding sequence ATGAGCGTAGTTGAAACCGTTAACCCAAGCCCGATTATTTTTACGGATAATGCCGCAGCCAGGGTGAAAGAACTGGTTGAGGAAGAGGAGAATACGAAGCTGAGGTTGAGAGTGTATGTGACAGGTGGTGGGTGTTCCGGATTTCAGTACGGCTTTACTTTTGATGAGAAGCTGGCGGAAGATGATACTGTGATTGCCAATGGTGGGGTTGAGTTGGTGGTGGACTCCCTGAGTTATCAATACCTTGTAGGGGCTGAGGTGGACTATGAAGAGGGGCTTCAGGGGTCAAGGTTCCTGGTGAAAAACCCTAACGCGAAGTCCACCTGTGGCTGTGGGTCATCATTTTCTATCTGA
- a CDS encoding helix-turn-helix domain-containing protein: MKTVDPVTDVAVIKTLREAIRHGPYPYLRERAHAILLSIRGYSMSEIAAIFEVRYQTVSDWIDAWDDYGLRGLYKKHEGGKPPIYTDQEAQRIREIVSEEPRRLSYVQTKIAEETGKVASKQTLSRLLKKAGTCL; the protein is encoded by the coding sequence ATGAAAACTGTTGATCCAGTAACCGATGTCGCTGTCATAAAAACATTGAGAGAAGCTATTCGACATGGGCCATATCCGTACCTAAGGGAAAGGGCTCATGCTATTTTACTCAGCATACGTGGTTATTCTATGAGCGAGATTGCTGCAATATTTGAAGTTCGATATCAGACAGTCTCTGACTGGATTGATGCCTGGGATGATTATGGCCTTCGCGGCTTGTACAAAAAACATGAAGGTGGAAAACCACCTATCTATACTGACCAGGAAGCACAACGCATTAGAGAGATTGTCTCCGAGGAACCTCGCAGGCTGTCTTATGTTCAAACAAAGATTGCAGAGGAAACCGGTAAGGTTGCCTCAAAGCAAACCCTGTCGAGACTTTTAAAAAAAGCTGGGACTTGTTTATAA